One Vibrio taketomensis DNA window includes the following coding sequences:
- the oppF gene encoding murein tripeptide/oligopeptide ABC transporter ATP binding protein OppF, translating to MSMEKKLLLDVKELKVHFSIAAKSAWPWTKPSTLKAVDGVNVRLYEGETLGVVGESGCGKSTFARAVIGLVEATDGEVVWLGQDLTRMKEVQRRETRKEIQMIFQDPLASLNPRMTVGDIIAEPLETFYPELSKQEVKERVKEMMAKVGLLPNVINRYPHEFSGGQCQRIGIARALILKPKMIICDEPVSALDVSIQAQVVNLLKELQKELGLSLVFIAHDLSVVKHISDRVLVMYLGNAVELGEADALFADPKHPYTRALMSAVPIPDPNIERNKVIQMLDGELPSPINPPSGCVFRTRCPQATDQCAQQKPTITGNDVHAVSCLHVSV from the coding sequence ATGAGCATGGAAAAGAAATTATTATTAGATGTTAAAGAGCTCAAAGTTCACTTCAGCATCGCAGCCAAATCAGCATGGCCTTGGACCAAACCATCGACGCTAAAAGCGGTTGATGGTGTCAATGTGCGCCTATACGAAGGCGAAACACTGGGCGTGGTAGGGGAATCAGGTTGTGGTAAATCCACTTTTGCACGTGCGGTGATTGGCTTGGTTGAAGCCACTGACGGTGAAGTGGTTTGGCTAGGCCAAGACTTAACGCGCATGAAAGAAGTTCAGCGCCGTGAAACGCGTAAAGAAATTCAGATGATCTTCCAAGACCCATTGGCATCACTGAACCCACGTATGACCGTAGGTGACATCATTGCCGAGCCGCTTGAGACTTTCTATCCAGAGTTGTCTAAGCAAGAAGTGAAAGAGCGCGTTAAAGAGATGATGGCGAAGGTAGGTCTGCTACCGAACGTTATTAACCGCTACCCGCACGAATTTTCTGGCGGTCAGTGTCAGCGTATCGGTATTGCGCGTGCTTTGATCTTAAAACCTAAGATGATCATCTGTGATGAACCGGTATCTGCCTTGGACGTGTCGATTCAAGCGCAGGTGGTAAACCTACTAAAAGAACTACAAAAAGAGTTAGGTTTGTCGCTGGTATTCATTGCCCACGATTTGTCGGTAGTTAAACACATTTCAGACCGTGTATTGGTGATGTATTTAGGGAATGCGGTTGAATTGGGGGAAGCAGATGCGCTATTTGCGGATCCTAAGCACCCATACACTCGCGCTTTGATGTCAGCAGTGCCAATTCCTGATCCAAACATTGAACGTAATAAAGTGATTCAAATGCTGGATGGTGAATTGCCTTCACCAATTAACCCGCCATCAGGTTGTGTATTCCGTACTCGTTGCCCACAGGCAACGGACCAGTGCGCACAACAAAAACCAACGATTACAGGCAATGATGTTCATGCAGTGTCTTGTTTGCATGTCAGTGTCTAA
- a CDS encoding ABC transporter ATP-binding protein, whose translation MSLLDVKDLRVEFTTQDGIVTAVNDLNFSLNQGETLGIVGESGSGKSQTVFAIMGLLAKNGMISGSAKFEGREILNLPEKELNKVRAEQIAMIFQDPMTSLNPYMKVSDQLMEVLMLHKGMGKAEAFEESVRMLEAVKIPEARKRITMYPHEFSGGMRQRVMIAMALLCRPKLLIADEPTTALDVTVQAQIMDLLNELKSEFNTAIIMITHDLGVVAGSCDKVLVMYAGRTMEYGTVDDIFYRPTHPYAEGLLKAIPRLDTEGDVLPTISGNPPNLLRLPTGCPYQERCHRVFSRCKQEAPILLPFGDGRQRACFSEWEAWSK comes from the coding sequence ATGAGCTTATTAGATGTAAAAGATCTGCGCGTCGAATTCACCACTCAAGATGGTATCGTCACTGCAGTTAACGATTTGAACTTCTCACTCAACCAAGGTGAAACCTTAGGTATTGTGGGTGAGTCAGGTTCAGGTAAGTCACAAACCGTATTTGCCATCATGGGGCTACTGGCGAAAAACGGTATGATTTCGGGCAGCGCGAAATTTGAAGGCAGAGAGATCCTCAATTTGCCAGAAAAAGAGCTCAATAAAGTGCGCGCCGAGCAAATCGCAATGATTTTCCAAGACCCAATGACGTCGCTCAACCCTTATATGAAGGTGAGCGATCAGTTGATGGAAGTTTTAATGCTGCACAAAGGCATGGGCAAAGCGGAAGCGTTTGAAGAGTCAGTGCGCATGTTGGAAGCGGTAAAAATTCCTGAAGCGCGTAAGCGTATTACTATGTACCCTCACGAATTTTCAGGCGGTATGCGTCAGCGCGTCATGATTGCAATGGCGTTGCTTTGTCGTCCAAAACTGTTGATTGCCGATGAGCCTACCACGGCGCTAGATGTAACGGTTCAAGCGCAAATTATGGATCTACTCAACGAGCTAAAAAGTGAGTTTAATACCGCAATCATCATGATTACGCATGACCTAGGTGTGGTTGCCGGCTCTTGTGACAAAGTGCTAGTGATGTACGCCGGTCGTACCATGGAATACGGCACGGTTGATGATATTTTCTATCGCCCAACTCACCCATACGCTGAAGGTCTGCTCAAAGCAATTCCACGTTTAGACACCGAAGGCGATGTGCTACCAACCATTTCGGGTAACCCACCAAACTTGTTGCGTTTGCCAACAGGATGTCCTTATCAAGAGCGTTGCCATCGCGTATTTAGCCGCTGTAAACAAGAGGCACCAATTCTGCTGCCATTTGGTGATGGTCGTCAACGTGCGTGTTTTTCTGAGTGGGAGGCGTGGAGCAAATGA
- the oppC gene encoding oligopeptide ABC transporter permease OppC, with translation MLTKKENLEAIEKFSENLEIEGRSLWQDARIRFMRNKAAMVSLFILMLMTLAVIFLPMISPYAFDDTDWGAMHVGPNMDHFFGTDSLGRDLYVRTLIGGRISLMVGVMGALVAVVIGTLYGAASGFIGGRTDRIMMRILEILYAVPFMFLVIVLVTFFGRNIILIFVAIGAIAWLDMARIVRGQTLSLRSKEFIEAAHVSGVSKWKIITRHIVPNVLGIVAVYSTLLIPSMILTESFLSFLGLGVQEPMTSWGALLQEGAQTMEVAIWQLTFPALFMVVTLFCFNYVGDGLRDALDPKDR, from the coding sequence ATGTTAACGAAAAAAGAAAACCTTGAAGCGATCGAGAAGTTCTCTGAGAACTTAGAAATTGAAGGTCGCAGCTTATGGCAAGATGCACGCATTCGTTTTATGCGCAACAAAGCCGCAATGGTCAGTCTGTTTATCCTTATGCTGATGACGTTAGCGGTGATCTTCTTACCGATGATTTCACCTTACGCATTTGATGATACGGACTGGGGCGCGATGCATGTTGGCCCGAATATGGACCACTTTTTTGGTACTGACAGTTTAGGCCGTGACTTATATGTGCGTACGCTAATCGGTGGCCGCATTTCGCTGATGGTTGGCGTGATGGGTGCATTGGTTGCGGTGGTGATTGGTACCCTTTATGGCGCAGCATCTGGCTTTATCGGTGGTCGTACTGACCGCATAATGATGCGTATTCTTGAGATCCTTTACGCGGTGCCATTTATGTTTTTGGTTATCGTATTGGTGACCTTTTTTGGCCGCAATATCATTTTGATTTTCGTCGCGATTGGTGCAATTGCTTGGTTGGATATGGCACGTATCGTACGCGGCCAAACGCTGAGTCTGCGTAGCAAAGAGTTCATCGAAGCTGCGCACGTATCTGGCGTGAGTAAATGGAAGATCATTACTCGTCATATTGTGCCAAACGTTTTGGGCATTGTAGCTGTGTACTCAACGCTACTGATCCCAAGCATGATTCTGACGGAATCGTTCCTTTCATTCCTTGGTCTTGGTGTTCAAGAGCCAATGACGAGCTGGGGCGCACTGCTGCAAGAAGGTGCACAAACTATGGAAGTGGCTATTTGGCAGCTTACCTTCCCAGCCCTGTTTATGGTGGTAACACTGTTCTGTTTTAACTATGTAGGTGACGGTCTGCGCGATGCGTTGGATCCGAAAGACAGATAA
- the oppB gene encoding oligopeptide ABC transporter permease OppB, whose translation MLKFIAKRIFEAIPTMLVLITVSFFLMRFAPGNPFSSERPLPPEVMANIEAKYGLDKPVMEQYFTYLTNVIQGDFGPSFKYLDYSVNELISVALPVSAKVGVVAFIFTVILGVSIGTIAALRQNSWIDYAIMSTAMLGVVLPSFVLAPALIYLFSLHWNIFPAGGWQGGGFEYLVLPVIAMSLLYVATFARITRGSMIETLNSNFIRTARAKGLSYRYIIIKHALKPALLPVVSYMGPAFVGIITGSVVVETIFGLPGIGKLFVNAAFNRDYSLVMGVTILIGFLFILFNAIVDILLAMIDPKIRY comes from the coding sequence ATGCTTAAATTCATCGCAAAAAGGATATTTGAGGCGATCCCAACGATGTTGGTTTTGATCACCGTATCTTTCTTTCTCATGCGCTTCGCACCCGGTAACCCATTCTCAAGCGAGCGCCCTTTGCCGCCTGAAGTAATGGCGAACATCGAAGCCAAATACGGCTTGGACAAGCCAGTAATGGAACAATACTTCACCTACTTGACCAACGTTATTCAAGGTGATTTTGGTCCTTCATTTAAATACCTAGATTATTCAGTAAACGAACTGATCTCTGTTGCTTTGCCTGTATCGGCAAAAGTTGGCGTTGTGGCGTTTATCTTTACGGTTATCTTAGGGGTCAGCATTGGTACGATTGCCGCATTGCGTCAAAACTCCTGGATTGACTATGCGATTATGTCAACGGCAATGCTAGGGGTGGTATTACCTTCGTTTGTATTGGCGCCAGCGCTTATCTATTTGTTCTCACTGCACTGGAATATTTTCCCTGCGGGTGGTTGGCAAGGTGGCGGTTTTGAGTATTTAGTTCTGCCGGTTATCGCCATGTCTTTATTGTATGTGGCGACCTTTGCGCGTATCACTCGTGGTTCGATGATTGAAACACTCAACAGTAACTTTATCCGTACCGCTCGTGCGAAAGGGTTGAGCTATCGCTACATCATCATTAAGCACGCACTAAAACCTGCTTTGTTGCCAGTCGTTTCTTACATGGGCCCGGCGTTTGTTGGCATCATCACTGGCTCGGTAGTGGTAGAGACCATCTTTGGTCTTCCGGGTATCGGCAAACTATTCGTTAACGCCGCCTTTAACCGCGATTACTCATTGGTGATGGGGGTAACGATTCTGATCGGTTTCCTCTTTATTCTTTTCAATGCCATCGTGGATATTCTGCTGGCAATGATCGATCCAAAGATTCGCTACTAA
- a CDS encoding ABC transporter substrate-binding protein, which translates to MYKNKITQALLLGAGLAMAATSPLSLAADVPAGTKLAQVQELVRGNGTEVATIDPHKSQGVPESHVINDLMEGLVGQDGNGRIIPGVAETWETTDNQTFTFHLREDAKWSNGDPVTAHDFVYSFQRAVDPNTASPYSWYMEYTKMKNAAPIIAGKADKSTLGVKAVDDRTLVVELESPVPYFVMMMAHTTAKPVHKATVEKYGDQWTKPENFVGNGAFSVDKWVVNERLVLKRNEQYWDNEHTVLNQVTFLPIENQVTEMNRFLSGEIDFTNELPLEHFKRLQKQHPESLSVVGNLCTYYYIFNTKKAPFDDVRVRQAISYTIDRDIVANAILGQGQKPAYFLTPEITAGFSPEMPVYGQMTQKERNAEAKRLLEEAGYTKDNPLKFSLLYNTSENHKKIAIALGSMWKKTLGLDVTLENQEWKSYLETKDSGNFEVARAGWCGDYNEASSFLTLMKSTNTTGGIHYDSAAYDQLMANAISASSEEERQGLYRDAEKLMAKDMPIAPIYQYVKSRLLSPKVGGFPANNPEEKIYSKDLYIIE; encoded by the coding sequence AACTCGCTCAAGTGCAAGAATTGGTGCGTGGTAACGGTACTGAAGTTGCAACGATTGACCCTCACAAATCACAAGGTGTACCAGAAAGCCACGTAATCAATGATTTGATGGAAGGTCTAGTGGGCCAAGATGGTAACGGACGTATCATCCCTGGCGTGGCAGAGACTTGGGAAACGACAGACAACCAAACTTTTACTTTCCACTTACGCGAAGATGCTAAATGGTCAAATGGTGATCCGGTAACGGCGCATGACTTTGTTTACAGCTTCCAACGCGCAGTCGATCCTAACACGGCATCACCTTACTCTTGGTACATGGAATACACCAAGATGAAGAACGCAGCACCGATCATCGCTGGAAAAGCAGATAAATCAACACTAGGTGTAAAAGCCGTTGATGACCGCACACTTGTGGTAGAACTCGAATCACCAGTACCTTACTTTGTGATGATGATGGCGCACACCACCGCTAAACCTGTTCATAAAGCAACGGTAGAAAAGTATGGCGACCAATGGACTAAGCCGGAAAACTTTGTTGGTAACGGTGCGTTCTCTGTAGACAAGTGGGTAGTCAACGAGCGTTTGGTACTTAAGCGTAATGAACAATACTGGGATAACGAACACACGGTATTGAACCAAGTAACGTTCTTACCGATCGAAAACCAAGTAACTGAGATGAACCGCTTCTTGTCTGGTGAAATTGACTTCACTAACGAACTGCCGCTTGAGCACTTTAAGCGTCTACAGAAGCAACATCCTGAATCGCTGTCTGTAGTGGGTAACCTATGTACTTACTACTACATCTTTAACACTAAAAAAGCGCCATTTGACGATGTACGTGTTCGCCAAGCGATCTCTTACACCATTGACCGCGACATCGTCGCTAACGCGATTCTTGGTCAAGGTCAAAAACCGGCATACTTCCTAACTCCGGAAATTACAGCGGGCTTCTCTCCAGAAATGCCTGTATACGGCCAAATGACGCAAAAAGAGCGTAATGCAGAAGCAAAACGTCTGCTAGAAGAAGCGGGTTACACTAAAGATAACCCACTGAAATTCTCGCTACTTTACAACACTTCAGAAAACCACAAGAAAATTGCTATCGCATTGGGTTCAATGTGGAAGAAGACTTTGGGTCTAGACGTAACACTAGAAAACCAAGAGTGGAAGAGCTACCTAGAAACGAAAGACTCAGGTAACTTTGAAGTCGCTCGTGCTGGTTGGTGTGGCGACTACAACGAAGCGTCTTCTTTCCTAACGCTAATGAAGAGTACCAACACCACTGGTGGTATTCACTACGATAGCGCAGCGTACGATCAGTTGATGGCTAACGCAATTTCAGCTTCTTCAGAAGAAGAGCGTCAAGGTCTTTACCGTGATGCTGAAAAACTGATGGCGAAAGACATGCCGATTGCTCCGATCTATCAGTACGTGAAATCTCGTCTTCTATCTCCAAAGGTTGGCGGCTTCCCAGCTAACAACCCAGAAGAGAAGATCTACTCGAAAGATCTCTACATCATCGAATAA